In Verrucomicrobiota bacterium, a single window of DNA contains:
- a CDS encoding four helix bundle protein: protein MAFSHEKLIVYQKSLQFNGSAYTLITEKKIKGNLIDQLSRASQSMALNIAEGNGKFSKSDRANFFQRSQGSATECAACLDLLVTENRISQEQADFEKEILEKIVRILVKMTENLRNDSVNEGTGFYGSDLENYQGGNGEED, encoded by the coding sequence ATGGCCTTTTCCCACGAGAAGTTAATTGTTTACCAGAAGAGTCTCCAATTTAATGGATCCGCGTATACACTCATTACTGAAAAGAAAATCAAAGGGAATTTAATAGATCAACTTTCACGAGCCTCCCAAAGCATGGCCCTAAACATTGCCGAGGGAAATGGAAAATTCTCCAAAAGTGACCGAGCAAATTTTTTCCAACGTTCCCAAGGTTCGGCTACAGAGTGCGCGGCGTGCTTGGACTTACTCGTAACGGAAAACAGAATTTCACAGGAACAGGCCGATTTTGAGAAAGAAATCCTCGAAAAAATTGTAAGGATTTTGGTTAAGATGACAGAAAATCTCAGGAATGATTCAGTAAATGAAGGTACTGGATTCTATGGGTCAGATTTAGAGAATTACCAAGGTGGCAACGGAGAGGAAGATTAA
- a CDS encoding MoxR family ATPase, with amino-acid sequence MSNSVLELTEKIKAASAWVAPLRSTIGQVIIGQQYLVDRLILGLISNGHVLLEGVPGLAKTLSVRTLACAINANFKRIQFTPDLLPADIIGTLIYNPKEHTFETKKGPVFANLVLADEINRAPAKVQSALLEAMQERQVTIGDETHLLPKPFLVLATENPIDQEGTYTLPEAQVDRFMLKLSVGYPSKAEERAILDRMATTSVMEDVKPVISLEDILNARKVVNEVYVDDKIKNYIVDIVFATRYPKDYKLESDSLIQFGASPRATISLTLASKGWAFLQGRGYVTPQDVKTIAMDVLRHRVIVSYEAEAEGKTSEDIVQQILDTLPVP; translated from the coding sequence ATGAGTAATTCCGTACTTGAATTAACCGAAAAAATCAAAGCCGCCTCAGCATGGGTAGCACCATTGAGATCAACCATTGGGCAGGTCATTATTGGCCAGCAATACCTGGTTGATCGTCTTATTCTGGGCTTGATCTCTAATGGTCACGTCCTGCTTGAAGGGGTTCCCGGATTGGCCAAAACGTTATCCGTCAGAACATTGGCTTGCGCCATTAACGCCAATTTCAAACGCATTCAGTTTACCCCAGATTTACTGCCAGCCGACATCATCGGAACCTTGATCTACAATCCCAAGGAACACACCTTTGAGACAAAGAAAGGCCCGGTTTTCGCCAACCTCGTACTAGCCGACGAAATCAACCGTGCTCCAGCAAAGGTCCAATCGGCGCTACTTGAAGCCATGCAGGAACGCCAGGTCACCATCGGGGATGAGACTCACCTGTTGCCAAAACCGTTTTTGGTGTTGGCAACTGAGAATCCAATCGACCAGGAAGGAACCTACACACTCCCCGAAGCGCAGGTTGACCGCTTCATGCTAAAGCTGAGTGTAGGTTATCCTTCAAAAGCTGAAGAACGGGCAATCCTCGACCGCATGGCCACCACATCCGTCATGGAAGACGTCAAGCCCGTCATCTCTTTGGAAGATATTTTGAACGCTCGGAAGGTGGTTAATGAAGTCTATGTGGACGACAAAATCAAAAACTACATCGTAGACATCGTTTTCGCCACACGCTACCCGAAGGATTATAAACTTGAGTCCGATTCTTTGATTCAATTTGGAGCAAGTCCAAGAGCTACCATTTCACTCACTCTGGCCTCCAAAGGCTGGGCCTTTCTGCAAGGCCGTGGTTATGTAACTCCGCAAGATGTGAAGACTATTGCGATGGACGTCCTTCGTCACCGCGTGATCGTTAGTTACGAAGCCGAAGCAGAAGGAAAAACCAGTGAAGATATAGTCCAGCAAATCCTGGATACGCTTCCCGTCCCTTGA